From Cronobacter turicensis z3032, the proteins below share one genomic window:
- the cysD gene encoding Sulfate adenylyltransferase subunit 2, whose protein sequence is MDQKRLTHLRQLEAESIHIIREVAAEFANPVMMYSIGKDSSVMLHLARKAFYPGTLPFPLLHVDTGWKFREMYEFRDRTAKAYGCELLVHKNPEGVAMGINPFVHGSAKHTDIMKTEGLKQALNKYGFDAAFGGARRDEEKSRAKERIYSFRDRFHRWDPKNQRPELWHNYNGQINKGESIRVFPLSNWTELDIWQYIYLENIEIVPLYLAAERPVLERDGMLMMIDDDRIDLQPGEEITPRMVRFRTLGCWPLTGAVESNAQTLPEIIEEMLVSTTSERQGRVIDRDQAGSMELKKRQGYF, encoded by the coding sequence ATGGATCAAAAACGACTCACTCACCTGCGGCAACTGGAGGCGGAAAGCATCCATATCATTCGTGAAGTGGCTGCGGAATTCGCCAACCCGGTGATGATGTACTCCATCGGCAAAGACTCCAGCGTCATGCTGCATCTGGCGCGCAAGGCGTTTTACCCCGGCACGCTGCCGTTCCCGCTGCTGCATGTGGATACTGGCTGGAAATTTCGTGAAATGTACGAATTCCGTGACCGCACCGCCAAAGCCTACGGCTGCGAACTGCTGGTGCATAAAAACCCGGAAGGCGTGGCGATGGGCATTAACCCGTTCGTCCACGGCAGCGCCAAGCACACCGACATCATGAAAACCGAAGGGCTGAAGCAGGCGCTGAACAAATACGGTTTTGACGCGGCCTTCGGCGGCGCGCGTCGCGATGAAGAGAAATCGCGCGCGAAAGAGCGTATCTACTCCTTCCGCGACCGCTTCCACCGCTGGGACCCGAAAAACCAGCGCCCGGAGCTGTGGCACAACTACAACGGTCAGATCAACAAAGGCGAAAGCATTCGCGTCTTCCCGCTCTCCAACTGGACCGAGCTGGATATCTGGCAGTACATCTACCTGGAAAATATTGAGATCGTTCCGCTGTATCTGGCCGCCGAGCGTCCGGTGCTGGAGCGCGACGGCATGCTGATGATGATCGATGACGATCGCATCGATTTGCAGCCGGGCGAAGAGATCACACCGCGCATGGTTCGCTTTCGTACCCTGGGCTGCTGGCCGCTGACCGGCGCGGTGGAATCGAACGCGCAGACGCTGCCGGAAATCATCGAAGAGATGCTGGTTTCGACCACCAGTGAGCGCCAGGGGCGTGTTATCGACCGCGACCAGGCAGGCTCAATGGAGCTTAAAAAACGTCAGGGTTATTTCTAA
- the ygbE gene encoding Inner membrane protein ygbE yields MRNTTNMIVTQADNAPAVEEPTWAWPGAVVGFISWLLALGAPFMLYGSNTLFFMLYTWPFFLALMPVAVLVGVAVFSLLERRLVYSTLATLISVGLMFGLLFLWLVS; encoded by the coding sequence ATGCGGAATACCACGAATATGATTGTCACCCAGGCGGATAACGCGCCTGCCGTCGAAGAACCCACCTGGGCCTGGCCTGGCGCCGTGGTGGGCTTTATTTCGTGGCTGCTGGCGCTTGGCGCGCCGTTTATGCTTTACGGCTCTAACACGCTTTTTTTTATGCTTTACACCTGGCCGTTTTTTCTGGCGCTGATGCCGGTGGCCGTGCTGGTCGGCGTGGCGGTCTTTTCGCTGCTTGAGCGCCGTCTGGTCTACAGTACGCTTGCCACGCTGATAAGCGTCGGGCTGATGTTCGGGCTGCTCTTTCTCTGGCTGGTGAGCTAA
- the nlpD gene encoding Lipoprotein nlpD produces MSQPRQAQAIPDQPVQTQNGRIVYNRKYGNIPKGSYTGGSTYTVKRGDTLFYIAWITGNDFRDLAQRNHIEAPYGLNVGQTLQVGNASGTPITGGNAITQADASAQGIVSKPAQNSSTVVASKPTIIYSEDSGEQSANKMLPGNVSSGAVVAPSTAPVVSTQEPTVSSTTNSAPVATWRWPTEGNVIENFSAAEGGNKGIDIAGSKGQSIIATADGRVVYAGSALRGYGNLIIIKHNDDYLSAYAHNDTMLVREQQEVKAGQKIATMGSSGTSSTRLHFEIRYKGKSVNPLRYLPQR; encoded by the coding sequence ATTAGCCAGCCGCGTCAGGCGCAGGCCATCCCCGATCAGCCCGTACAGACCCAAAACGGTCGCATTGTTTACAATCGCAAGTATGGGAATATTCCGAAAGGCAGCTATACCGGCGGCAGCACCTATACCGTGAAACGCGGCGATACGCTGTTCTATATTGCCTGGATTACCGGGAACGATTTCCGCGATCTCGCTCAGCGTAACCATATCGAAGCCCCGTACGGCCTGAATGTCGGCCAGACCTTGCAGGTCGGGAACGCATCCGGTACGCCGATCACAGGTGGCAATGCAATTACGCAAGCTGATGCAAGCGCACAAGGAATAGTCTCAAAACCTGCGCAAAATAGCAGCACGGTGGTTGCGTCAAAACCGACAATTATTTACTCTGAGGATTCAGGTGAACAGAGTGCTAACAAAATGTTGCCTGGGAATGTGAGCTCTGGGGCAGTCGTAGCTCCTTCCACAGCACCTGTTGTTAGCACGCAAGAACCGACCGTAAGCAGCACGACCAATAGCGCACCTGTCGCTACCTGGCGCTGGCCGACCGAAGGCAACGTTATCGAGAACTTCTCCGCCGCTGAAGGGGGGAACAAAGGGATCGATATCGCAGGCAGCAAAGGGCAGTCAATCATCGCGACCGCAGATGGACGCGTTGTGTATGCAGGTAGTGCGCTTCGCGGTTACGGTAATCTTATTATCATCAAACACAACGATGATTACCTGAGTGCCTACGCCCATAACGACACAATGCTGGTCCGGGAACAACAAGAAGTTAAGGCGGGGCAAAAAATCGCTACCATGGGTAGCTCCGGAACCAGTTCGACACGCTTGCATTTTGAAATTCGTTACAAGGGGAAATCCGTAAACCCGCTGCGCTATTTGCCGCAGCGATAA
- the truD gene encoding tRNA pseudouridine synthase D — protein sequence MSDFNTLRWLHGQPQGQGRLKASPTDFQVVEDLGFAPDGDGEHLLVRIRKTGCNTRFVADALAKFLGIAAREVSFAGQKDKHAVTEQWLCARLPGKEMPAMRAFTLEGCEVLEFSRHRRKLRLGALKGNRFSLVLRDITHRDDIEQRLSLIGEKGVPNYFGPQRFGIGGSNIYQAKRWAQTGQPPRERNKRSFALSAARSLMFNTLVSERLQQPDFSQVMDGDALQLAGRGSWFVAAPEELADLQARVDNGELLITAALPGSGDWGTQRAALAFEQATLESETELLTLLTREKVEAARRAMLLFPREMRWQWQDDATLEVSFWLPAGSFATSVIRELFNTSDDVADISE from the coding sequence ATGAGTGATTTCAACACGCTGCGCTGGCTGCACGGTCAGCCGCAAGGGCAGGGGCGTCTGAAGGCCAGCCCGACCGATTTTCAGGTGGTCGAGGATCTAGGCTTCGCGCCGGACGGCGACGGCGAACACCTGCTGGTGCGCATTCGCAAAACCGGCTGCAACACCCGCTTTGTGGCGGATGCGCTGGCGAAGTTTCTTGGCATCGCGGCGCGCGAGGTCAGCTTCGCGGGGCAGAAAGATAAACACGCGGTAACGGAGCAGTGGCTGTGCGCGCGCCTGCCGGGCAAAGAGATGCCTGCGATGCGCGCGTTTACGCTGGAGGGCTGCGAAGTGCTGGAGTTCTCCCGCCATCGTCGCAAGCTGCGCCTGGGCGCGCTGAAAGGCAACCGCTTCTCGCTGGTGCTGCGCGATATCACGCACCGCGATGACATCGAACAGCGCCTGAGCCTGATTGGCGAGAAGGGCGTGCCGAACTATTTCGGCCCACAGCGTTTCGGGATTGGCGGCAGCAATATTTACCAGGCGAAACGCTGGGCGCAAACCGGCCAGCCGCCGCGCGAGCGCAATAAACGCAGCTTCGCGCTCTCCGCCGCGCGCAGCCTGATGTTTAACACGCTGGTCAGCGAACGACTGCAACAGCCGGATTTCAGTCAGGTGATGGACGGCGACGCGCTGCAACTCGCCGGGCGGGGCAGCTGGTTTGTCGCGGCCCCTGAGGAGCTTGCTGATTTGCAGGCCCGTGTGGATAACGGCGAGCTGCTCATCACCGCCGCGCTGCCCGGCAGCGGCGACTGGGGCACCCAGCGCGCGGCGCTGGCGTTTGAGCAGGCGACGCTTGAAAGCGAAACCGAGTTGCTGACGCTGCTGACCCGTGAAAAGGTCGAGGCCGCCAGACGCGCCATGTTACTGTTCCCGCGTGAGATGCGCTGGCAGTGGCAGGATGATGCGACGCTTGAGGTGAGCTTCTGGCTGCCCGCCGGCAGCTTCGCCACCAGCGTTATCAGAGAGCTTTTCAATACCTCAGACGATGTCGCGGATATCAGCGAGTAA
- the cysC gene encoding Adenylyl-sulfate kinase has product MGRARSAGRQIMAQHDENVVWHAHPVTAAQREQLHGHRGAVLWFTGLSGSGKSTVAGALEEALHQLGVSTYLLDGDNVRHGLCSDLGFSDDDRKENIRRVGEVAKLMVDAGLVVLTAFISPHRAERQMVRDQLGEGRFIEVFVDTPLAVCEARDPKGLYKKARAGELRNFTGIDAVYEAPKTPEIHLDGQQLVTNLMAQLLDLLRREDIIKS; this is encoded by the coding sequence CTGGGGCGCGCGCGATCTGCTGGGAGGCAAATAATGGCGCAGCATGACGAAAACGTCGTCTGGCACGCCCACCCGGTGACCGCGGCGCAGCGCGAGCAGCTCCACGGCCATCGCGGCGCGGTGCTGTGGTTTACGGGGCTTTCGGGCTCCGGAAAATCCACCGTCGCGGGGGCGCTTGAGGAGGCGCTGCATCAGCTTGGCGTGAGCACTTACCTGCTTGATGGCGACAACGTGCGCCACGGCCTGTGCAGCGATCTGGGCTTTAGCGATGACGATCGTAAAGAGAACATCCGCCGCGTCGGCGAGGTGGCGAAACTGATGGTGGATGCGGGCCTGGTGGTGCTGACCGCATTTATCTCGCCGCACCGCGCCGAGCGTCAGATGGTGCGCGATCAACTGGGCGAAGGGCGCTTTATCGAGGTGTTCGTCGATACCCCGCTGGCGGTGTGTGAAGCCCGCGATCCGAAAGGGCTGTATAAAAAAGCCCGCGCGGGCGAACTGCGTAACTTTACCGGTATTGATGCCGTGTATGAGGCACCAAAGACGCCGGAAATTCATCTCGACGGCCAACAATTGGTAACAAATTTGATGGCGCAATTATTAGACCTGCTGCGTCGCGAAGATATCATCAAATCCTGA
- the iap gene encoding Alkaline phosphatase isozyme conversion protein, with protein MFSAVRRGTLSLALSVCFTLPAFSQTLHSGAIASEQTRHIATLFPGRMTGTPSEMLAADYLRQQFVRLGYQSDIRAFHSRYIYTAGNHRTNWQNVTGSTVIAAHEGASSQQIIIMAHLDTYAPQSDADVDNNLGGLTLQGVDDNAAGVGVMLELAERLKDVPTRYGVRFIATSGEEEGGMGAENLLKRMSAIEKKQTLLVINLSHLVAGDKLAFTSGKSTPAAVRQLTRDSALKLARRFGIPVAASSALPADNDAAAFDKAGIPVLSVSAVNDAARHRGRHALAAVAHNAREDNLQYLDQTLPGRIDKRCRDVMRVLLPLVKTLAKAEK; from the coding sequence ATGTTTTCCGCAGTGCGCCGCGGCACCCTGAGCCTGGCGCTGAGCGTATGCTTCACCCTGCCCGCTTTCTCGCAAACGCTTCACTCCGGCGCTATCGCCAGCGAGCAAACCCGTCACATCGCGACGTTATTTCCTGGCCGCATGACCGGCACGCCTTCAGAGATGCTCGCCGCAGACTATCTGCGCCAGCAGTTCGTGCGCCTCGGGTATCAGAGCGATATTCGCGCGTTTCACAGCCGCTATATCTATACCGCCGGAAACCATCGCACTAACTGGCAGAACGTGACCGGCAGCACCGTGATTGCGGCCCACGAGGGCGCATCGTCGCAGCAGATCATCATCATGGCGCATCTGGACACGTATGCGCCGCAGAGCGACGCGGATGTCGATAACAATCTCGGCGGGCTGACGCTACAGGGCGTGGATGATAACGCGGCGGGCGTCGGTGTGATGCTGGAGCTGGCGGAGCGCCTGAAAGATGTGCCGACGCGCTACGGCGTGCGCTTTATCGCCACCAGCGGCGAGGAAGAAGGCGGCATGGGGGCGGAGAATCTGCTTAAACGCATGAGCGCGATAGAGAAAAAACAGACGCTGCTGGTGATTAATCTCAGCCATCTGGTGGCGGGGGACAAACTCGCATTTACCAGCGGTAAAAGCACGCCTGCCGCGGTGCGCCAGCTCACACGCGACAGCGCGCTGAAGCTCGCGCGGCGCTTTGGCATTCCGGTGGCGGCCAGCAGCGCGTTGCCTGCGGATAATGACGCCGCCGCGTTTGATAAAGCAGGCATTCCGGTACTGTCGGTTTCCGCCGTCAATGACGCTGCCCGCCATCGCGGCCGCCACGCGCTCGCGGCCGTGGCGCATAATGCCCGCGAGGATAATCTGCAATATCTGGATCAGACGCTGCCAGGACGCATCGATAAGCGCTGTCGCGACGTGATGCGCGTACTGCTGCCGCTGGTGAAAACGCTGGCGAAAGCGGAGAAGTAA
- the pcm gene encoding Protein-L-isoaspartate O-methyltransferase, translating to MVNNRVQTLLNQLRAQGIKDERVLEALSRVPREKFVDEAFEHKAWENVALPIGSGQTISQPYMVARMTELLTLTPASRVLEIGTGSGYQTAILAHLVHHVCSVERIKSLQWHARRRLKQLDLHNISTRHGDGWQGWQARAPFDAIIVTAAPPEIPTALLSQLDEGGILVLPVGDEQQVLKRVRRRGSEFIIDTVEAVRFVPLVKGELA from the coding sequence ATGGTAAACAATCGTGTTCAGACCCTTCTGAATCAACTGCGTGCTCAGGGCATCAAAGATGAACGCGTGCTTGAGGCTCTTTCGCGCGTGCCGCGTGAAAAGTTTGTCGATGAAGCGTTTGAGCACAAAGCCTGGGAGAACGTGGCGCTACCTATCGGTTCCGGGCAAACTATTTCTCAGCCTTATATGGTGGCGCGGATGACGGAGCTTTTGACGCTCACGCCCGCCTCACGTGTGCTGGAAATCGGCACCGGCTCTGGCTACCAGACGGCGATTCTGGCCCATCTGGTGCATCACGTCTGCTCCGTCGAGCGCATTAAAAGCCTGCAATGGCACGCCAGACGGCGTTTGAAGCAGCTCGATCTGCACAATATTTCTACCCGCCACGGTGATGGCTGGCAGGGCTGGCAAGCGCGCGCGCCATTTGACGCTATTATTGTGACTGCCGCTCCGCCTGAAATCCCGACGGCCTTACTGTCGCAACTGGACGAGGGCGGCATTCTGGTTCTTCCCGTGGGCGACGAACAGCAGGTGTTAAAGCGCGTTCGTCGGCGGGGGAGCGAGTTTATTATCGACACCGTAGAAGCCGTGCGCTTTGTTCCTCTGGTGAAAGGGGAGCTGGCGTAA
- the surE gene encoding Multifunctional protein surE, which translates to MTRVMRILLSNDDGIHAPGIQALAKALREFAEVQVVAPDRNRSGASNSLTLESSLRTFTYPNGDIAVQMGTPTDCVFLGVNALMRPRPDVVVSGINAGPNLGDDVIYSGTVAAAMEGRHLGLPALAVSLNGYEHYETAAAVTCTLLRALAREPLRTGRILNINVPDLPLEEIKGIRVTRCGSRHPADKVIPQDDPRGNTLYWIGPPGDKLDAGPDTDFAAVDEGYVSVTPLHVDLTAHSAQDVVTRWLSSAGVNGQW; encoded by the coding sequence ATTACGCGCGTTATGCGGATATTGCTGAGTAATGATGATGGGATCCACGCGCCGGGTATTCAGGCGCTGGCGAAAGCGCTGCGTGAATTCGCCGAGGTTCAGGTGGTGGCTCCCGACCGCAATCGTAGCGGCGCGTCTAACTCCTTAACGCTGGAATCTTCGCTTCGCACGTTCACTTACCCCAACGGCGACATCGCGGTACAGATGGGCACGCCGACCGACTGCGTATTCCTCGGCGTTAACGCGCTGATGCGCCCGCGCCCCGACGTCGTGGTTTCCGGCATTAACGCCGGGCCAAATCTTGGCGATGACGTGATTTATTCCGGCACGGTGGCGGCGGCGATGGAAGGCCGTCATCTGGGGCTGCCGGCGCTGGCGGTGTCACTCAACGGCTACGAGCACTACGAGACCGCCGCTGCCGTGACCTGCACGCTGTTACGCGCGCTCGCCCGCGAGCCGCTGCGCACCGGGCGTATTCTCAATATCAACGTGCCCGATCTGCCGCTTGAGGAAATCAAAGGCATTCGCGTCACCCGCTGCGGCAGCCGTCATCCGGCGGATAAAGTCATTCCGCAGGACGATCCGCGCGGCAACACGCTCTACTGGATAGGCCCGCCGGGCGATAAGCTCGATGCCGGTCCGGATACCGATTTCGCCGCGGTGGACGAAGGTTATGTCTCCGTCACGCCGCTGCATGTCGATTTAACCGCGCACAGCGCGCAGGACGTGGTGACCCGCTGGTTATCCAGCGCCGGAGTGAACGGGCAATGGTAA
- the cysN gene encoding Sulfate adenylyltransferase subunit 1, whose translation MNTTIAQQIANEGGVEAYLHAQQHKSLLRFLTCGSVDDGKSTLIGRLLHDTRQIYEDQLSSLHNDSKRHGTQGEKLDLALLVDGLQAEREQGITIDVAYRYFSTEKRKFIIADTPGHEQYTRNMATGASTCDLAILLMDARKGVLDQTRRHSFISTLLGIKHLVVAVNKMDLVDFSEETFERIRQDYLTFAGQLPGNLDIRFVPLSALEGDNVAVQSQNMPWYTGPTLLEVLENIEIQRVVDEQPLRFPVQYVNRPNLDFRGYAGTVAGGVVKVGQRVKALPSGVESSVARIVTFDGDLEEAGAGEAVTLVLKDEIDISRGDLLVDATQTLAAVQSAAVDVVWMAEQPLVPGQSYDIKIAGKKTRARVDNIQYQVDINNLTQRVVENLPLNGIGLVDLTFDEPLNLDKYQENPVTGGLIFIDRLSNVTVGAGMVREPQQNVYQEPSAFSAFELELNQLVRRHFPHWGARDLLGGK comes from the coding sequence ATGAACACCACTATCGCACAACAGATCGCCAACGAAGGCGGCGTGGAAGCCTATCTGCACGCCCAACAGCACAAGAGCCTGCTGCGCTTTCTGACCTGCGGCAGCGTGGATGACGGGAAGAGCACCCTGATTGGCCGCCTGCTCCACGATACCCGCCAGATTTATGAAGATCAGCTCTCTTCCCTGCACAATGACAGCAAACGTCATGGCACCCAGGGCGAGAAGCTGGATCTCGCGCTGCTGGTGGACGGCTTACAGGCCGAGCGCGAGCAGGGCATTACCATCGACGTGGCGTACCGTTATTTTTCCACGGAAAAACGCAAATTTATTATCGCCGACACGCCAGGGCATGAGCAGTACACCCGTAACATGGCGACCGGCGCTTCTACCTGCGATCTGGCGATCCTGCTGATGGACGCCCGTAAAGGCGTGCTGGATCAGACCCGCCGCCATAGTTTTATCTCGACGCTGCTGGGCATCAAGCATCTGGTAGTCGCCGTCAACAAAATGGATCTGGTGGATTTCAGCGAAGAGACGTTTGAGCGCATTCGCCAGGATTACCTGACGTTCGCGGGCCAGCTGCCGGGCAATCTGGATATCCGCTTTGTGCCGCTGTCGGCGCTGGAAGGCGATAACGTGGCGGTGCAGAGCCAGAATATGCCGTGGTATACCGGCCCGACGCTGCTGGAAGTGCTGGAGAATATTGAGATCCAGCGCGTGGTCGACGAACAGCCGCTGCGCTTCCCGGTGCAGTATGTTAACCGCCCTAATCTCGATTTCCGCGGTTACGCAGGCACCGTCGCGGGCGGCGTGGTGAAAGTGGGCCAGCGCGTGAAGGCGCTGCCGTCCGGCGTGGAGTCGAGCGTGGCGCGCATCGTCACCTTCGATGGCGATTTAGAGGAAGCGGGCGCGGGCGAAGCCGTCACGCTGGTGCTGAAAGATGAAATCGACATCAGCCGCGGCGACCTGCTGGTGGACGCCACCCAGACGCTGGCGGCGGTGCAAAGCGCGGCGGTGGACGTGGTGTGGATGGCTGAACAGCCGCTGGTGCCCGGCCAGAGCTACGACATTAAAATCGCCGGGAAGAAAACGCGCGCGCGCGTGGACAACATCCAGTATCAGGTCGATATCAACAACCTGACCCAGCGCGTGGTGGAAAACCTCCCGCTCAACGGCATCGGCCTTGTGGATCTGACCTTCGACGAGCCGCTGAACCTGGATAAATACCAGGAGAACCCGGTGACCGGCGGGCTTATCTTTATCGATCGTCTCTCTAACGTGACGGTCGGCGCGGGCATGGTGCGCGAGCCGCAACAGAATGTGTATCAGGAGCCTTCCGCGTTCAGCGCGTTTGAGCTGGAGCTGAATCAGCTGGTTCGCCGTCACTTCCCCCACTGGGGCGCGCGCGATCTGCTGGGAGGCAAATAA
- the ispD gene encoding 2-C-methyl-D-erythritol 4-phosphate cytidylyltransferase, which translates to MVWCRTPLSAPVGLRKIIDNQKRVLHMAPSFADVIAVVPAAGIGSRMQTECPKQYLTIGNQTILEHAVAPLLQHPRISRVIIAISPADTTFARLPLAAHPDIQVVRGGAQRADSVLAGLQAAGDARWALVHDAARPCLSAQDLERLLALTETSQVGGILASPACDTMKRAEPGKPAIAHTVDRENLWHALTPQLFPLELLRDCLTRALTEGVTITDEASALEHCGFHPELVAGRADNIKVTRPEDLALAAFYLTRLTPMETA; encoded by the coding sequence ATCGTCTGGTGCCGGACGCCGCTAAGCGCGCCGGTGGGCCTGCGCAAAATAATCGATAACCAGAAGCGGGTTTTACACATGGCGCCTTCCTTTGCGGACGTGATTGCCGTGGTGCCGGCGGCCGGAATCGGCAGCCGTATGCAGACGGAATGTCCCAAACAATACCTCACCATCGGGAACCAGACGATTCTCGAACACGCGGTCGCCCCGCTGTTGCAGCATCCGCGCATCAGCCGGGTGATTATCGCAATAAGCCCCGCCGACACCACCTTCGCCCGGCTGCCGCTCGCGGCCCATCCGGATATTCAGGTGGTGCGCGGTGGCGCGCAGCGGGCCGATTCCGTACTGGCCGGGCTTCAGGCTGCGGGCGACGCGCGCTGGGCGCTGGTGCATGACGCCGCGCGTCCGTGTCTTAGCGCCCAGGATCTCGAACGCCTGCTGGCCCTGACGGAAACCAGCCAGGTGGGCGGCATTCTCGCGTCGCCTGCCTGCGACACCATGAAGCGCGCGGAGCCGGGCAAACCCGCCATCGCGCATACGGTCGATCGCGAAAATCTCTGGCACGCGCTCACCCCGCAGCTGTTCCCGCTGGAATTGCTGCGCGACTGCCTGACGCGCGCGCTCACCGAAGGCGTGACCATTACCGACGAAGCTTCGGCGCTGGAGCATTGCGGTTTCCACCCGGAGCTGGTCGCCGGTCGCGCGGACAATATTAAAGTCACCCGCCCTGAGGATCTGGCTCTGGCGGCGTTTTATCTTACCCGGTTAACCCCTATGGAGACGGCATAA
- the ispF gene encoding 2-C-methyl-D-erythritol 2,4-cyclodiphosphate synthase, whose translation MMRIGHGFDVHAFGGTGPIILGGVRIPYEQGLLAHSDGDVALHALTDALLGAAALGDIGKLFPDTDPAFKGADSRELLREAWRRIQAKGYTLGNVDVTIIAQAPKMAPHIPQMRVFIAEDLGCHMEQVNVKATTTEKLGFTGRGEGIACEAVALLMKAGA comes from the coding sequence ATAATGCGTATCGGACATGGTTTTGATGTACACGCTTTTGGTGGCACAGGCCCGATTATTCTTGGCGGCGTCCGTATTCCTTATGAGCAAGGTCTGCTGGCGCACTCCGACGGCGACGTGGCGCTGCATGCGCTGACCGACGCGCTGCTTGGCGCCGCGGCGCTGGGCGATATCGGCAAACTGTTCCCGGATACCGATCCGGCCTTTAAAGGCGCCGACAGCCGCGAGCTGCTGCGCGAAGCCTGGCGTCGTATCCAGGCGAAGGGCTACACGCTTGGCAACGTCGATGTCACCATCATCGCCCAGGCGCCGAAAATGGCCCCGCACATTCCGCAGATGCGCGTGTTTATCGCCGAAGATCTGGGCTGCCATATGGAGCAGGTGAATGTGAAAGCGACCACCACGGAAAAACTCGGATTTACCGGGCGCGGCGAAGGCATCGCCTGCGAGGCGGTGGCGCTGCTGATGAAGGCAGGCGCATGA
- the cysG1 gene encoding Siroheme synthase 1, giving the protein MEYLPLFAQLKQRPVLVVGGGEVALRKIALLRRAGACVSVVAKKLHPELAALEQEGALRWLAPSFEPAQLDAVFLVIAATNDAALNRRVFDEANARQRLVNVVDDQPLCSFIFPSIVDRSPLIVAISSSGNAPVLARLLREKIESLLPASLGRMAEVAGGFRDRIKARIPTTDGRRRFWEKAFRGRFASLMAAGDTRAAEAVLEAELDAPQGPQGEIILVGAGPGDAGLLTLRGLQVMQQADVVLYDHLVSDGVLDLVRRDADRICVGKRAGAHAVAQHETNQMLIDFAREGKTVVRLKGGDPFIFGRGGEELEAAKVAGVPFQVVPGVTAASGATAYAGIPLTHRDYAQSVVFVTGHYKPDSEPFDWALLAKSRQTLAIYMGTMKAAEISQQLIAHGRDATTPVAVISRGTRDDQRVLTGTLDALSTLAKDAPMPALLVVGEVVQLHQQLAWFQHSTDAEAIRSSVVNLA; this is encoded by the coding sequence GTGGAATATCTCCCGTTATTTGCTCAACTGAAACAACGCCCGGTGCTGGTCGTCGGCGGCGGCGAAGTGGCGCTGCGTAAAATCGCGCTGCTGCGTCGCGCGGGCGCCTGCGTCTCTGTCGTGGCGAAAAAACTGCATCCGGAGCTGGCGGCGCTGGAGCAGGAAGGCGCGCTGCGCTGGCTGGCCCCGTCGTTTGAGCCTGCGCAGCTCGACGCGGTGTTTCTGGTTATCGCGGCGACCAACGACGCCGCGCTCAACCGCCGGGTTTTTGATGAGGCTAATGCCCGTCAGCGCCTGGTCAACGTGGTGGACGATCAGCCGCTGTGCTCGTTTATTTTCCCGTCGATTGTCGACCGCTCGCCGCTTATCGTCGCTATTTCCTCCAGCGGCAACGCGCCGGTGCTGGCGCGATTGCTGCGCGAGAAAATTGAATCCTTGCTGCCTGCGAGCCTCGGACGGATGGCCGAGGTCGCGGGCGGTTTTCGCGATCGTATTAAAGCGCGTATACCCACGACCGACGGACGCCGTCGCTTCTGGGAAAAAGCCTTTCGCGGCCGCTTTGCGAGCCTGATGGCCGCAGGTGACACCCGCGCCGCCGAAGCGGTGCTGGAAGCCGAACTGGACGCGCCGCAAGGCCCGCAGGGCGAAATCATTCTGGTGGGCGCGGGCCCCGGCGACGCCGGGCTGTTGACGCTGCGCGGTTTGCAGGTGATGCAGCAGGCGGATGTCGTGCTTTACGACCATCTGGTGAGCGACGGCGTGCTGGATCTGGTGCGTCGCGACGCCGACCGCATCTGTGTGGGGAAACGCGCGGGCGCGCACGCGGTGGCGCAGCATGAGACCAACCAGATGCTGATTGATTTCGCCCGTGAGGGCAAAACCGTGGTGCGCCTGAAAGGCGGCGATCCGTTTATTTTCGGGCGCGGCGGCGAAGAACTGGAAGCGGCCAAAGTCGCAGGCGTGCCGTTTCAGGTGGTGCCCGGCGTTACGGCGGCCAGCGGCGCCACGGCCTACGCGGGTATTCCGCTGACTCACCGTGATTACGCCCAGAGCGTGGTGTTCGTCACCGGCCACTATAAACCGGACAGCGAGCCGTTCGACTGGGCGCTGCTCGCGAAAAGCCGTCAGACGCTCGCCATCTATATGGGCACCATGAAAGCGGCGGAGATAAGCCAGCAGCTTATCGCGCATGGTCGTGACGCCACGACGCCGGTCGCGGTGATAAGCCGCGGCACGCGCGACGACCAGCGCGTGCTGACCGGCACGCTCGACGCCCTCAGTACGCTTGCGAAAGACGCGCCGATGCCCGCGCTGCTCGTTGTAGGCGAAGTGGTGCAGCTCCACCAGCAGCTCGCCTGGTTTCAACATTCAACCGACGCGGAAGCGATTCGTTCTTCCGTGGTGAATCTGGCTTAA